A window from Candidatus Methylomirabilota bacterium encodes these proteins:
- the metK gene encoding methionine adenosyltransferase, with product MPSGRYLFTSESVTEGHPDKIADQISDAILDGIFQQDPYGRVACETLVTTGLAFVAGEITTKCYVDIPQIVRKTIREAGYTRAKYGFDYETCSVITAIQEQSADIALGVDIQGAGDQGLMFGYATRETPEMMPMPIMLAHKLCRRLAEVRKQNILDYLRPDGKSQVTVEYVDGRPSRVTAVVVAAQHSPDVTLQQLREDIIEQVILPVVPGQLLDQEQVVYHINPTGRFVIGGPKGDTGLTGRKIIVDTYGGVGSHGGGAYSGKDPSKVDRSASYMARYIAKNIVAADLADKCEVQLAYAIGVPEPVSVMVDTLGTGKVPDELLCTMVRKHFELTPAGILKALDLRRPIYKQTAVYGHFGRSEPDFTWERIDRADVLSREAGRVGA from the coding sequence TCCGACGCCATCCTGGATGGAATATTCCAGCAGGACCCGTATGGTCGCGTAGCCTGCGAAACCCTGGTGACGACCGGCCTCGCCTTCGTAGCCGGTGAGATTACCACTAAATGTTACGTGGACATCCCGCAGATTGTCCGGAAAACCATCCGTGAAGCAGGATACACGCGCGCCAAGTATGGCTTCGACTATGAAACCTGCTCTGTGATCACTGCCATCCAAGAGCAGTCGGCGGACATCGCGTTAGGGGTAGATATTCAGGGGGCTGGGGATCAAGGGTTGATGTTCGGATATGCCACCCGAGAGACTCCCGAGATGATGCCTATGCCAATCATGCTCGCCCATAAGCTCTGCCGTAGACTGGCCGAGGTTCGAAAGCAAAATATCTTGGACTACCTCCGCCCCGATGGAAAATCCCAGGTGACGGTGGAGTATGTCGACGGTCGGCCGAGCCGGGTGACTGCCGTTGTCGTGGCTGCCCAGCACAGCCCTGATGTCACCCTCCAACAATTGCGGGAGGATATTATCGAACAGGTGATCCTTCCCGTGGTTCCCGGCCAGCTTTTGGATCAGGAACAGGTCGTGTACCACATTAATCCCACAGGCCGCTTCGTCATCGGAGGGCCTAAGGGCGATACGGGGCTTACGGGGAGAAAGATCATTGTCGATACCTACGGAGGGGTGGGAAGTCATGGCGGCGGGGCCTATTCAGGGAAGGATCCGAGCAAGGTTGACCGCTCTGCGTCGTATATGGCCCGCTATATCGCCAAGAATATCGTTGCTGCTGATCTGGCAGACAAATGCGAGGTTCAGCTGGCTTATGCCATTGGCGTTCCAGAACCAGTTTCGGTCATGGTTGATACGTTGGGAACAGGAAAGGTTCCCGACGAACTCCTTTGCACCATGGTACGCAAGCACTTTGAACTTACCCCTGCAGGTATCTTGAAGGCCTTGGATCTCCGTCGGCCTATTTACAAGCAGACTGCCGTGTACGGCCACTTTGGCCGGAGCGAGCCAGACTTCACCTGGGAGCGGATCGACCGTGCGGATGTCCTCTCTCGAGAGGCTGGCCGGGTCGGTGCGTAG